tttttattaaaatttcCCTTGTTGTGTCTTGACGGAGGCTGTttccctgttcagctgcagtggaaggaaaacaaaaaagaaaggaaaaaaacaaagagagggaacaaaaaagactaactttgaaagatattaacttgatttgactaatgtAGAcagcttttaaatacatttttgcacaggaagggaactgtgttttttgtcccctgtcaattacatttatataaaggatctcttaatggtcaatatgaacaggaggaatgattacagcaagaaaaacatgtgtcagtgttcatttgggcacctgactattgttttaggacagacttgaaaaattgtgaacctttcctttaactCCTTAACATCCAGAAACACCCATATTCATCTTGATCCTGCTCTTCACTCAAGCTATAGACCTAAACATTTCCTCAGAGTTCAGCCTGACATATTTCAACCACCAATTAATGTTCTGTGGTTTGAACGATGTTTGGCTACACAGAATAAGTTTATGATGGCTGGATCACTGGTGGGTCAGCTGGATGTTGCATTCGCACCCTTTAAACTTCATTTCTGGCCTTCATTTTTGGCCTTTTATGTTTATCATAATCATATTTCATCATAATCATATCTTAATCAAATCGATATAAACGTCAGCGAAATTATCCAAAAAGATAACTGAAACACATATATGACGAAGACATCTACATTTCACATGACAAGTGGTTGCAGgatataaaatattgttttttccccccttccaTATATTTTCTCAGTGCGCACCTTTGTTTGGAGCTTTAAGGTTAATCTTTATGGCCAAACATCAAAGGGTAAACCATGAACTTTTAACATTGCCTATTGCAAGCTATGAAAAACGGCACGATTAATAAAGTTAACCAGATATCATTTAAGAGCATTTTATAAAACGCTAACCGATAACTGGCGATCTTAAGTCAAGCAATtagcaaaatatatttaattgtaatttttttgtatCCCcgtaaaaaactgaaaagtgtGCCCTCCCAACTGGATGATGTCATTGCTAGAATGTGACCAGCCATTTTGTTAGCTAGCTTGAGAGGTTAGAGAAAGGTTAGCAGACACGTTTAGTTGCAAATATGTTTATTCTGGACGGTTGACTTCGTACTTAAATTTCACCGAATACGATAACTAGTTGGTGTTGTTATTTACGTACAATTTTCCGGTCACACGGTCGTAGAAAAGAGGGGGACTCGTGCAGTTGTTGACAGTAAACACGGCGCAAAAGTGGATGGTCATTCATTTGAGTTTGCTAGCCTGTTAGCCAGCCAGCTAACTTGTTTTTGCTGTCCAAACGGTCAGCTTTCATGGCCGCCAGCGATTAAATGTTATAGAGTCAGGAGTGGAGAGAGTGTCGTCGTTTCACAGTTTCTGTCTCCATTGCTTTACCCAACCAGGAGAGATAAACTTCACTGAAGATCGATCatctctgttgttgtgtttaccAATAACTCTTATCAGCTGACTGCACTCGGACCGGCGCTCAGCCATGTCAGAGTTGTACATTCGGGTGGCTGAGGATGAGAGCGAGGAGCCGATGGAGATCCCCTCAGAAGACGACGGCACTGTGTTGTTGTCGTCGGTGGCGGCTCAGTTTCCAGGGGCATGCGGGCTGCGGTACAGGAACCCGGAGTCCCAGTGCATGCGGGGGGTCCGGCTGGTGGAGGGGGTCCTGCACGCACCCGAGAGCGACTGGGGAAACCTGGTATACGTCGTCAATTACCCCAAAGGTGAGACAGGCTCCCATTATTGTGTTTACTCTCTGTGGCCAACCCTGTCCTCAAACACTCAGCGGCCAGTTATTATGTACACCTAGCTACAACTAATCAACATTATCCACaactttatagaccaaacaactgacccaatcaattaatcgagaaaatgaTCGACAGATTAACACGACGCTGAAATTAGCTTCCGCTTTGGGATTAAGGGGAAAATTAAGGGAAAcacaaatattgatatttaacGGCTGATTCTcagtttttcaccatttacacTTATATAAGAGTGTTAGACATTGTCACAAAAGCCTTAATACtttttaaacccactttcagatttgtgaaacctttattttgcttatgaaaaggtcgatttcactgcttttttcccccatccAGACCtcattagaccaggtccagatcaaatCTAGTCCATGTCAAATGTGGACTAGATTAACAAGGAGCctccagagactcattaaaactcactttcagatttgtgaaactttAATTCTATTTGGTCTAAagtggtctggatggagaaatatctgtgaaatcttttttttttttcataaagagAATTAGGGTTTCACAATTAAAGGTTTCACAAGTCTGAAAGTGAGTTTAAACAGCGTTAATGCTTTTGCTACAATGACTAAGACTTTTTCTCaagtgtaagtggtgaaaaaatGGCGATTCCACTGCTGaatatcaatatttatgtttcccttaacttttccATTAACCCCAAATTGGAAGCTGCGAATCGGAAGCTAATTTCAGCCTTGTCAGATtagtcgataatgaaaataattgttagtttcagccTCAACGCCTCTCTGCAGGACTGTTGTATTAGTTTTAGCTGGGggtacctaataaactggcaactgagtgtgTTTTTGGTCTGGCCCAGTGGTTCCAATGAAAGAACATCTTTATGCTGCAACATGCAATGATGTTTCAGACTCTTTCAACTTTTTGGTCACAGTTTCGGGAAGCCCTTTCATGTTTCAACATGAGAAAGCCCCTGTTCACAAAGGGAGGTccagaaagaaatgtttttttctgagttttctGTGGAAGAACcacatccaacacctttgggatgaactggaatgACAACAGTAAGACAGTAATGTCTGCAGCCAAGTCCTGTGGAAAGCCTTCGCAgcagagtggaggctgttatagcgGCATATTAATGTCCATGGTTTTGGAGAGAGATGCACAACAACCACATATGGGTGTAATGCTCATtatccacatacttttggccatacaTTTTACCATACAATGCCATACATTGACTTGAAATCTCAAAATTGAAGTTAAAACTGATGGTCAGGCCAGTGCCTTGCACGGCAGCTCCACcttgttcagtgtgtgtgtatgaatgtgtgaatgagaggcaaaaatTGTGAAGCGCTACTGTTAAAGTAGAAAAATGCtgtataagtgcagtccatttatcaTGTACTGTATCTTTATTGTTGTGTGTCACAGTCGCCACCAGGCAGCAAAGGGCTCAGAGGGTCAATTGTTTCATCCTCCACCTCATTTCAACAGGatttgtatttacatttgatCAGCTCTTTTTTTACTCATGTAAGGCACCACATCGATTTGTTCTTAACAGATAACAAAAGGAAGATGGATGAAATAGACGCTGCCTCAGCTGTGAAAATCAAAAGGGGCTTTCAGAAGACATCAGATCTCATTGTCCTCGGGCTGCCAtggaaaacaacagaacaagaCCTGAAAGATTATTTCACTACCTTTGGCGAAGTCATCATGGTGCAGGTATTGACGTCTCATCTGGCTCCAATATGTACCgtcaaatgtatatttattttgcgTTACTATATTTTAATagcatttattctattttcttcttAGGTGTGGAgtgtattaataatatttagATTTCAGTTAAAAGCAGTAATAATGCTCACATTTCCTCTTTGTTAACTCCAGGTCAAGAGAGATGCAAAGACAGGCAACTCAAAAGGATTTGGGTTTGTCCGGTTCACTGACTATGAAACGCAAACCAAAGTGATCGCTCAGAGACACATGATTGATGGACGATGGTGTGACTGCAAACTTCCCAACTCAAAGGTATTGTGGGCGCCCTGATATAAGATTGCCTTTAGATCAATGATCAGTCGATAAGATTTAGGTGGTCGTCTGGATTCCTGcaagatgtttttgtttagaCTTACTCGTTAATGTTAAGTTCATTTGTTTGTTGGGAAAGTATTAATTGGGGTGGTTAAACAGTTTTGTATTTACAAGTTACTGCATGAAGATAAACTGCAAGCATGGAGGCTGAAAGTTGgtaaaattgaaaaattgttCAGCACCGAcagtttttgctctctacctTCTAATTTGACTGTGAATACTTATAATGATTACAAGTCTATAAGTTTTGAATTGATACATTCATACTATAGCTGTAGCATGGATGAAAAACATCTGCTCTGGTTTTGCAACTTTAATGTATGTCACCAATGATTGTTAGATGTTGGAAAACTAATTTAATTCATCGTGGTGCCTCTTTGTCCTCAGGCATGTCCTGATGAACCCATGCGGAGCCGTAAAATCTTTGTTGGCCGCTGTACAGAGGACATGACCACTGATGAACTGAGGCAGTACTTCATGCAGTACGGCGAAGTCACTGATGTCTTCATCCCCAAACCTTTCCGGGCGTTTGCATTTGTCACGTTCGCTGACGACCAGGTAAGATTCTCCATAAACAGCtgagtttgaatatttttttggtaGCATAATAATGACTGTAGTGACAATCTCCTCCTCGTTGTTATTTCTCAGGTCGCCCAAGCCCTGTGTGGAGAGGACTTGATCATCAAAGGAGTCAGCGTGCACATTTCCAATGCTGAGCCCAAACACAATAATAGTAGGCAAATGATGGATCGCGGGCGGTTTGGGGCTGGTGGGTTCAGTCAGGGTTATGGCAGTAATCGTGGTGGGCTAGGCAGTGGTAGTAGTGGGGTTAACTTTGGGGCTCTTGGTCTTAACCCAGCAATGGTGGCAGCTGCCCAGGCAGCGCTGCAGAGCAGTTGGGGAATGATGGGCATGCTGGCTAACCAGCAGGGTCTGACCACAACGGCAGGCACAGCCACCACAACCCGAGACCAGACCTATAGCTCTGCCAGTGCCAGTTACAGCAGCCCCAGCTCAGCTAGCCTCGGCTGGGCTGCAGGCACTAACACCCCCTCCAACAGTGGCTTCAGCTCCGGCTTTGGCACCTCTATGGAGTCTAAGTCTTCTAGTTGGGGAATGTAGATAGCTTTGAGTTCACCTTTTACTGTTGCTATTAGGCTAATCTGGTAAGTATACCCAGAGGGGAACTGCTCATATCTTATGTTCCTATTGATTAAAAATACACTGCCTTTTATGTTGTTGAAGAGGAAATTTATATTTGCGTGTGACTGATTATGTAGTCCTGCATTGAATGGGTGAAAAGTGTAGTTTGTTAGCGGAAGCTGCCACatcaccttttttgtttttgagaacATGAGATGAGATGTGCATGCAAGATTAATATTTATGAACATGCACGAACATCACAAGAGCCCCCACAGCCCCTTGTAAAAATGGGcttgaaatatttatatatctgtATGCAGTTGATTgcatctttttgtttgtttttgtttgacgTCTGATGGAAACGCCTTCATGAAAATCTCTTCTGCAGTTCACCAACTCTTTCCCAATTTCCCGGGAGGAAGCGCCTCATTGGCAGCAATGTTCGACCGATCTCAGTATCAATTCCCCTCCTCCCATGTGTAAATGCTTTGCCATCAAAGAACACAGCTTCACTCTGCATATACTGTGTTAGACGGTGGgtgttgtcttttttcctctccccttTTTATGGATATAGAAATCTTGTCTGCTCTTGTCGCTTTCGAGATCAATGAGTGGGATTGATGTTGGACAGAGTGAGACTGAGAGTGAGCGAACGGGAGagcaaaatgaaagaaagcaaGTGTGAGAAGGACTGTTtgtgcaaatttttttttttttttttttttttttaaacgacAAATGCCTGCGAGAGTTGAGAAGAACCTGTGGCTTTGTGCGAGTGTGAGCGGAAGAAGCACGAGTGTGTTCCTAATGGCCATCACAAGGACATTTATTGCATCTCGAGATCCTTAAGGTCTCCTTTCTCTCATCGTTTTCTATCAACTTTAATTCTTTAAAACCACAGTGAAATGTCAAGTGCTATGAGTATTTGTATACTTTCTTAGCTTTCTCTTGCTGTCTGATTTGATGTGAATGCTGTGTCTGgttgtgtgcttttattttctccttgttATCACCctctctgtgtgaaaatgtgccAGTGAAGtctgtgtgttgggggggggagAAACACTGTGGGAGCTTGAAAGTGTGTTGAAGTTTGCGAGTGAGCTCAGAGGTTGATGTGGTGAATGTTTGACATGTTCCCATTGAAAGTTTGTGTTTGAAGTAGTTACGAATGCATTTTCTATGTTTTGTGAATCAAAAGGAAGtctgaaataaaactgattttgacTAGGTATAATACCCTCTTGACAGTGActtatttttttgacattaaatTAATTGAACTGCCAACACTTTAATTCACATGTATAGGGACCTCGGACACGGAACAATGGAATCCAGGTTGGAGTCAGTAATGGAGGAGCTGAAGACATTGTTGGTCGGGCCGGcacaaaaaccaacaatggaATTGCTGCTTGACCGCCTTAATCCTGAAAAGGATCATCTTCAACCTCACTAGCAAGAAACCTTGGACCATCCCAAAATGAAATTTAGAGCGGACCGCACTCAATTGGGCTGAGGTATTTGTTTATGCCTACAAATGTCACAAATAGGACCAAAAATCACACCTGCAGCTTGGCAATGATCCTACACCTGTGAAACACAAATCCTGCCTTTGATCTCAGATGCACCTCTGTCAGTAAATGCTTCATTCTTTGTCCTCGTGACAGTCACTGATAACAAAATGGGAGTAATTAACTTCTCAATGTCGTCAAGAAGAATTCCAATAAGGCAGgaagtgttgtgtgtttttctgtttaccTTGATTGTAAAATGGTTGGAATGTATGAGCTGAGGATTTTTAAAGGGACACTGACAACTGATTGAACATGCCAGCAAGAATTCACACTTTGTGTATTGAAATATTTTAGTATTGCGGtgcaaaataaaagttttgagtttttaatCACCTGTCGTCTCTTAATGTAGACAAAATGTGGATTAGTACTTTTAGTATGTTtagtatgttgttgtttttttttactgggcTTCACTTCTAGCTGTTATTGTTTTACAGTAGAATTGGTTATTTTCCGTTGTTAGATTTTATTTAGAAACTTTAGATTTGTATTTGCACTTTGTAATATTGATGCTGGCTGGTTAGTATGTGTGTAGTTTTACCTTTCTGCCTGTTGGTGATGCTGATGTGGCAATTTTTAGACTCCAAACTCACCTTTTATATGTTGTAATCTATTATTGATAACCTCTTGTCTATAAAGGGTTGTGAGAGTTTTTGGCAGCACAATTGAGGGCTTGAAGTTTCTATTAAGACTCATAAAACCCCCTGAAATGAAACCcgttttaaaaatggaaaaagtgtCTTCCTGAAAAATACTCCAAGGAAGCTTGTACAATATTGGATGCAATGCAAACCTAAAATACATTCCTGCTTAATGTTGTTAACCGTAGATATGAAAAACACCTTTCAGTCGGGATTCAGAAAATAGTGTGAAATCTGTTCCTTGACCTGccagcatcttttttttgtcttctaaTCTTTGTAGTCTGTTTCATACTGCAAAGTTgaacttaaagttaaaaaaaaatgtcagtaaaaagaCCTGTACATTATCATCCGTTactccaaattaaatgataaaaggtagaatttaaaaatgtgaatggtaaaatacaaaaaacctTAAACAAAAAATTTAAGCAGGAGCTGTATAAGATATGTTAATCAAACCATtaccaaaaaaatatttaaatgcagagtttgatttatttacagaaaacattGTTCTCTCCTCAGACAATTATCAGATCTGTGTAATGGAATTGAAATTGATACAAGGCCTTGAGGGTCGTTAATCACCTACATGCTCAAAGACAAGTTAAAGACCATTATGGGCCACAAACAACCCTTTTATAACTTCAGGCTTGCTGCTGTTAACATGGGAACACAGTGTGAATTGGTTTGCTTTCTCCCACTGCTAGCAGGTTGTGAAGGATTTCCAGAAGAAGATCTTGCAGGGTGGTCTGACCCGGGAAGCGATGTGGTTCCTGAGGGTCCTCTCTGCTCGCTTCTCACTGAGGTACTTCACTGGATCCAGGTACCCGAACCGTAGATCCATCATTCCCGAAAGCATCCTCTGCTCTTTTTGCAGCCTCTAATGAAAGACAAACTCGGGCTCAACCTTATAAAAATTTCCAGCAATGATGCAGATGATGCAGCAGACACATCAACACAGATCAGATCATTGCACTGTCTGATTTTTCTTATAATAGTATAAAAACTGCACAAAAGCTCAGAGAAATCAGCAGATGAAATGTTAATTCAAGTAATAAAGAGAACTATTAATTAAGAGGACTATGAACTCACCTGGTTGCGTAACAATCCTGGGTTGTCATTGGTTGGTTGAGCATGAATTATTTCTCTTAAGGTACACAGCATGAAGACCAGACAAACTACACTTGCAATTGTTCTCATGATGGCTGCTGTGTTCAGTCTGCTGAAGATCAGATTTGAACCACTGCTGCCTGATTTATAGGCCCTCACTCACGACTGTGATTCAGCTGACATCAGAGGTACAATTATCCGAATGAAGCAACTCTCCATGTACCCACGCATAGTTTTGTCATCTCCATATTTATCCTTATTTAAGATTCACAGTTTAGTGGAATCATCTGTTGAAAGTTGTACATGTTTGTTACAGTTGTCATACGGTATATACTTTATACAATATTCAGATCAGAAAAGGGCTCAAACCTGAACATCAGTCACATAagttatttagttttattctgtACATTTAAGAAATTAAGAGTACAAGAATACAAAATGTATATTTCTCCCATGTACCTATAGTGAGATCTAGCAATGCAGATAgttattgtttaattttctcAGGTTTTGAGAAAAATATGAGTTGGGGGGGGATACAGTAAAAAGAGTTCCatttaaaatgtacttgaagAAAAACGtgagaat
This window of the Thunnus albacares chromosome 5, fThuAlb1.1, whole genome shotgun sequence genome carries:
- the tardbpa gene encoding TAR DNA binding protein, like isoform X1; the protein is MSELYIRVAEDESEEPMEIPSEDDGTVLLSSVAAQFPGACGLRYRNPESQCMRGVRLVEGVLHAPESDWGNLVYVVNYPKDNKRKMDEIDAASAVKIKRGFQKTSDLIVLGLPWKTTEQDLKDYFTTFGEVIMVQVKRDAKTGNSKGFGFVRFTDYETQTKVIAQRHMIDGRWCDCKLPNSKACPDEPMRSRKIFVGRCTEDMTTDELRQYFMQYGEVTDVFIPKPFRAFAFVTFADDQVAQALCGEDLIIKGVSVHISNAEPKHNNSRQMMDRGRFGAGGFSQGYGSNRGGLGSGSSGVNFGALGLNPAMVAAAQAALQSSWGMMGMLANQQGLTTTAGTATTTRDQTYSSASASYSSPSSASLGWAAGTNTPSNSGFSSGFGTSMESKSSSWGM
- the tardbpa gene encoding TAR DNA binding protein, like isoform X2, with product MSELYIRVAEDESEEPMEIPSEDDGTVLLSSVAAQFPGACGLRYRNPESQCMRGVRLVEGVLHAPESDWGNLVYVVNYPKDNKRKMDEIDAASAVKIKRGFQKTSDLIVLGLPWKTTEQDLKDYFTTFGEVIMVQVKRDAKTGNSKGFGFVRFTDYETQTKVIAQRHMIDGRWCDCKLPNSKACPDEPMRSRKIFVGRCTEDMTTDELRQYFMQYGEVTDVFIPKPFRAFAFVTFADDQVAQALCGEDLIIKGVSVHISNAEPKHNNIHQLFPNFPGGSASLAAMFDRSQYQFPSSHV